CCATGGAGTCCTGCCCCGACGCTGAGGCCGAGGCTCCAGACCCCAAGGGCATCAAGGTAACATactccttcagtttttcatcGGTCCTTCACTCAGAATATCAGACCCCACTTATGAGATTTTGACAAAACTTCAGGGAATGAtgcatttgttgcattttgatatgttttaaaataaaaaattattcaccaagtatgtggacacccatgTCCACGTGTGTGTCCTTATctggccctttcctgtttcaaaatgacaatgccCCACAGCAACAAGCCAGGTCCATAGAGAAGTGGTTTCCCCAGTTTggtgactggcctgcacagagctcTCAACCCCATCCATCACCTTTCGGATGAAATGGACGACCGATTGTAAGCCAGGCcttcacccaacatcagtgttagacctcactgatgctcttggTGCTGAATGGGacaatcacaacaacaacaatcacaTGGTTGTAATctttgggtgtccacatacttttagcAATAGTGtaattttctgttctttttttttttcattcttttgtttttaagaatTTCTAAGAAATTTTTGCTGAAATTTGACAATTGGCTATGGAAACAGAGCCTTTATCTCCTCTTTTGATCGGTCCATTATGTTGCTAACATTGCCCTCTTGTGCTTGGTTGGTCAGGTGTCGCTCCTGGCCCATCAGAGGAGAGCATTGGCCTGGCTTCTCTGGAGAGAAACCCAGAATCCCTGTGGAGGAATTCTgggtatgttttttttgtttgtttgtttgttattgtttgggttttttatttttttttttacctgatcTTTAAGAGGTTACAATGAAGACTGATAAGAAATCTTGATAAAAGATGTGAGATAAAGATGATATAATAATTTTTCAGGAGTGAAAATAAGCCAGTGAGATGTATTCGTTCTCAAAACCTCCATgggacacaaagacaaaataactgCAAAGTGCTTTGTTTCTACAAGATACTATTTCTCCCctcaaaaataaaatctctttctctctcaaaaaacaaattaagccAAGTAGTTTGGTAAGCCAGGAATTAGCAAGGAAATAGTTtgtgaaaaaagacatttgtgttaaggttttttaaatgtaatgtgatcTGAGCATGACAAACCAAGTGCCATTTACCTCCAGTGAACAGAGAACTTCTATACATGGTGTCAGAGAAGCTTCaaattgtaattgttttttctttatcatttcGTCTTGTTCTTCTCACTCTTTTTGGATTCAGCGGACGACATGGGTCTGGGGAAAACCCTGACCATGATTTCTCTCATGCTGGCCAAGAAGATCAAGGCAAAACAGGAAGATgaaaagaaggaagagaagaagctGGAGAGCTGGATCTCCAAAACCGGTAACTacaacattttctcactctTTCAGTTGGTATGATAGAATACAGCAAAGAAATAATGTCCATGCAATTCATATTTAAATTAGATAATActtcctttttttgtctgaattCTGGAGGTTCTGATCTTAGGTTGACTATTTAAAGTATGCAAGATttgattagtttgttttttgatcATCCAGACTCCAGCGTCGTGGTTTCTAAAGGCACTCTGATCATCTGTCCTGCCTCCCTGGTCCACCACTGGAAGAGGGAGATTGACAGACATGTCAAGACAGCCAAGCTGACTGTGTACCTGTACCACGGCCCCACCCGCGAGAAAAGTGCCAAAGTGTGAGGGAaccatgcacacattcacacgtACAAAccacttttgttttctctttctgcacTCTGTTTCTATAACTAAAGGTGCAGACAAACCCTGTTTTCTTTGGTCTGAGCCAGGAACAAATGAAAGCTTCCTGTGTTGTAGTTTTGTATTGGCTTCATTTACCTTTATGCCTAccaattacaaattaaaatgtagctGTAAAGAGGCCACGGAACACACATCAGGAACACAATTACATTGCACACAGGTACATTGTTGACTTGTCTGCCCGCTGAGCAATTTTGAACATGAGTGGAGAAAGCATTGCAAagaccacttcctgtttgtgttctGACAAAACTTTTCAGACATCAGATAAAcacttcaaaaacaaatttcGTTAGTTTTTACTCAGAATTTGCTTGGAATCGTTGTTGTATTAATTACAGAATTTTGTAAAACGATAACACCGCATGATCatataatcacaatatgatttaaCTGAATGTCAAACACTGATATCGAACTATTACCCTAATTGGCAGTTGATTTCATGGTCTCAAACTGAACTCAATTCAACCAGAACTCAAGGAAAACAATATTTGTTGATATGTTAAAGGCTTAAACACTTAAACATCAACTTCCATTCCCTTTTAGAGGATTGTTTAAAAACATAGTCAAACTGAATTACGTGTTCTCTGTCCGTCCCTCAGGCTGGCAGATTATGATGTGGTGGTGACCACATACAGTTTGGTCTCTAAGGAGATCCCAGCCCAgaaggaggatgctgagaaACCCAGCAAAGATGCTGATTATGTGGTGagtaatatatatttatgacgtaaagcaacatttttgaCTCTGCTTCAATGCTGTAACTTGTGATTCTGCTGAATGATTACACTGAAGATGCTGGCAGCTGATACTTGATTCTGTGTGTTCAATTTTGGTGCCAGTAATCTTTTGCACCAAAACTAAAAAACTCAGACACATGTACACTTCATCCAATGTTGTTTTCCTCAGCCATCACACTCAGCTCCTCTTCTGCGAGTGACCTGGGCACGGGTGGTTCTGGACGAAGCCCACAACATCAAAAACCCAAAAGTGCAGACCTCCATGGCCGTCTGTCAGCTGAGGGCTCGTGCCCGCTGGGCTGTCACTGGTACACCCATACAGAACAACCTGCTGGACATGTACTCACTGCTTAAGTAAGactaaaacacagtaaatacaaGAGTTTTAAAAATCATACATGGTAGAAATGCTTACTCTGTTTTGTCTGCATGATGGACATGTGGGGTTGTCAATGGGAGGCACTTTATTTCCAGTGAGACTGGTGTGTTTAGCATTGGGATTAGCAAAACactatttttatttaccttaaagtaaataaaggttaaatgatTACAAGTTTTTGTGATCCCTTAATTTACATagcaaattattattaaaaaaaagaaggtttTCCTCACAGTTCTGGAGTTATGAATGaaaagctttagaaatgtcCACAAGGTGGCGCTATAGGTTAACCTCAACTTTACAAATTCCATTGAAATATGTTAAATACTTTTTGAGATattgaacaaacaaacatatatgaGCAAAATCATCAAGGTGGCGGTAACAAAATTATCAGTTGGAGATAGAAAAGGCTCAActttaaagatatttatttattaaccagCACTATGAACAACCTTTAGACTATTCTGAGTCGATATTTTCTCACATTGCACTAAGAAACATTGATGAGTGAAATCTTGCTTTTCCCCTGATAATACACTTAAAATGATTCTGAAGTGGTTTTCGAAAGTACTAACAAGTGCATCTTCACTGCAGTCAAGTGAAGTAAAGATGGTTAACTGGAATGAGATTCTGTTCATTCACTGTCTCAGGTTTCTGCGTTGTTCTCCGTTTGATGAGTACAAACTCTGGAAAGCTCAGGTGGACAACGGTTcgaagagaggcagagagagactcAACATCCTGACGAGGACTCTGCTGCTCCGACGAACCAAAGACCAGCTGGACTCCACAGGAAAACCACTGGTAGGGACGGGGACACATCTTGGACTTCTATCCTCATGTGAACATTACATTGAGGACACTCATTATGAAGGCCACACCCTTCCAAATATCTGCTTGCCATGGCTGACTAGCTAGCTGCCGGTTTGTTCAGGCAAACACATCAGATTCTTCGCAAGCTACAGCTGAGGTGTTGATTAATtcaaacatcaacacacactcactcttgATCCTGGCTGAAGTGAAATGTTGAATGTTTCAGGTGTCTCTTCCTGATCGGACCTGCGAGGTGCATCGACTCAAACTGTCGCAGGATGAACAGGCTGTGTATGATGTAATCTTTGCCCAGTCCAGGTAACGCAacaacttgttttattttttaatttaacaatttGGTTAGGAAGGTATCAAACTGAGCAGCCATGATAAGAGTTAGTCTAATTCTGAAAATGCAAGGAAATGGTGGTATACTGCTTCTTTTCCTTTAGCTTAGGAAACACGGAGCCATTCttaaaggaaggaaggaaagaagattGCACCATCCTCCAGTTACTtgtttcattaatattttaaagacaaaacacgATTTGGGCATTTACAATAAACGGTTATTACGTAGTGTTTTGTAAGTTAACTCGGATTTTCTTAGTATTGTATTTGCCTTTTTCTAACAACTTTAGATATTTCCTGCACAACCTTTGACCTCATGATGTTTTCCATTAAGGGCATGGAAAAGTTGCTAAGAATGAAATACAGACTAATCAATGTTCCCCTTTAAACTGCTCTCTGACTACCATCAAGGATGCTTACGACATCTCCAAGGTCTAAATGTGTAACTGCATAAAAAAGAGATAGGATGCCGTTAAGTCTTCCTGGATACAGTAGATGGATCAATTATAAAATTACACTATAATGGTGttttgcacttttcctttagaTCTACTCTGCAGAACTACCTGAAGAGACATGAAGGAAATAATGTGAACAAGGGAAACGCGTCCAGTTCCAATCCCTTTGACAAAGGTGAGATATCACCTGGGTGTTTTATAGTTATCAACAGGCAGTGTGTCATGAATACTGCCCCAATTATTCTGAGAGGTGTGACTGTGGTTATATAGAATTAAATTTGTGCCCCAGTCCTGAGCATGCGATTTGGCATTTTGAgcacagaaaaagacaagcacataaattatattttgtagagAAATgatcacacaaagaaaaattttAGTTGAGCAAGCAGAAATCTATTTTATgcttaattaaataaatatttgcgCCTTTGCTATCCACATAAGCACACAATAATGACCTCTGTCTCTGTTACTAATTTGCTGCTCTGTGGGCCCTTAAGTTTGTCTGCACGCTTGCTCAAACTGACAGGATGTGACAATGTGCCACAAATACAGCTAATCTGAAACTTGGAGTCGGCAACCTCTGATCTATCTGTTTTGTCTCCAATTGCTAGTAGGATAATGAGAGCAAGATGAtaagttttgacattttgcagTGTGTAAATTAAGTATATCATTTGCCTAACTCAAATATTGACCTCACCAAATATGCATTTTTTGTATAGAAGAGTTTTTATTTCAGATTGGTGTTTTTAGAAAGCTGCATGTATAGAATTATGTGTAGattgttaaaaagaaattaaataatagAAATTATATTATCCACTGATATTGCCTTTTATGTCAAACTTGGTTAGTAATCAGTGTTGCTGTTGCTCATGGTGCTGcttcaaaagtgtgtgtgtctttcccCCTCAGTGGCCCAAGAGTTTGGTATGTCCCAGGCTGACCCTGCTGTGTCGAGTTCCCAGCAGCCCCAACAGGCGTCCAGCACCGTCCACATCCTGTCCCTGTTGCTGCGCCTCCGACAGTGCTGCTGTCACCTGTCACTTCTGAagaaggtacacacacactcacatgctcTGACAATGCTTACCCGTTTTGCTCTTAATCAACGTACGCTCACACACATGAATACGCACAAAGACCAACTGCATATTATACGTCAGCATtgatttccttctttctctcttcccctctctgctCAGACTCTTGACTCGTCGGAGCTACAGGGTGATGGGATCGTCTTGTCTCTGGAGGAGCAGCTCAATGCTCTGTCACTCTCCTACAGCCCCTCACCATCGGGCCCTGACCCCAAAGACACTGTGGCCCTTAATGGCACCCGCTTCCCCTCACAGCTGTTTGAGGACACCAGTGAGAGCACCAAGGTGGGCAACTGTTGAGCTCAGCACCCTAACATCACCTACAGGCTGTTTGATATCTGCTGTAATAAGATAGACTAAGATAGAATATGACCATTGTTTTTGGTCACCAGAGGCCACCAAGATCAGAATAACCAGTGACTTGTATGGCAGGAGAATTTTTTGTGTCATAGGTTAAAATCTGTCTTTGTCAAGAACCCAGGGAAAATATACAACCTGcctttgtttttccttgtttgACAGGACAAAGTCGATGTttattagttaaaaaaaaaaaaaacgtacaaATTTTCCTTCTCCTACCACTGGTGTTATTTTTATCAAACTTTAACAACAAATGAACTAATTCTTCTACCTCAATTTTCTAGATTGCTGCTATTGTCTCTGAGCTGAATGCAATCAGACAGAAGAGTGATGATCAGAAAAGGTAAAACATTAAAGTCTCAGTCACCTCAGACTCATCCAGTTATATTCTTAATCTGCTTCAGTTTGAGtcatttctttattattattattattattattattattctttcaGCAAAAATTCCAACACATTGTTTtggaagctgttctggagctctCAACTGTgtcacacaatcttcctcagcagatggagttacCCAGTTTTCATGGAAATGctgatgttcaaatttccattttctgagcgctttaaggacttctccatctgctgagggTCGTGTGATCGTCTGTTCGTTTCATACATATTCACCTTCCTCACGCACGTCTGTGTACATGATCTTTGAAAGGAATATACATTAATTAACCTGTAAGCTACTAAGAGCTATTCACCATAATCATCATATGCGTAATCCACATGGTATCTCCTCTCTGGTAATGTGCAGCGTGATCGTGTCCCAGTGGACCAGCATGCTCCACATTGTAGCAGTTCATCTGCGGCGGATGGGCCTGAGGTACGGCGTTATCGACGGGACCGTCAACCCCAAACGCCGCATGGACCTGGTGGAAGAATTCAACACTAACCCTAAAGGACCACAGGTAAATCTCACCCAAAACTCTCGACCCTAAAAACAATTAAACCTTTGCTGTTAAAGGTTTGTATACATGCCAGtgtaaaatgtaacaaattatgagtaaatatatatatatggatttATATTTCTGGTTTTCTGCCAAAGGTGATGCTGGTTTCTCTTTGTGCTGGAGGGGTTGGGCTCAATCTCATCGGTGGAAATCACCTCTTTCTCATGGACATGCACTGGTACGCACAAAACCAAAAGAGTATAATTGCTGATGTTTGCCTTCCTCAGCTTGATGTAGCCAGTTGTAAACACAGTATGTTTTTTGTCtgaattattgttgttttttttattccttttataCTATTGTTAAAGTGCCTATTGTTATTGCTCTTTATTTGACCTTCAACTGAactttacttgaaaaatgttaTATCAATAAAATTATTACACATCAGCTGACCCTTTAGCTGCTTTTAGTGATTTCAGTTCACCTAAAACTTGAGCTCCTTCCAgtgcttacacttcaactgcCTTTCAGTGGTTCAGTTTCAATTTCTATTCCCATAGAACATTTTACAAGCTAagaatttacatttaaagacattctatactttttacagtatattaaaatattaaccTCTTACATTTTGCATTATTAAATATGGTAAAATACACTTCTTTAAGAATTGAAACAAACACTTGTGCACGCATATGAACACACACGTggataaaaaacaatattaccATTTGATGCTGTTTCACAGTGAGTAGGTCATCACAAACAGATGAATGTGTAATGCTACTATGAAGTGAGAAAATCTTTGACATGTTCAGTATAAGAATGGTTGAGTTTTTAACCTCTGACCCCTGCATACTCTGACAGGAACCCAGCTTTGGAGGATCAGGCCTGTGACCGAATCTACAGAGTTGGACAAACTAAAGATGTCACCATCCACAGGTAACGAATCGATAGGACATtcgatgtgtgtgtgaagactgttatttattattacatcaTACAACAATGTTGCAAAAGGACAGTGTTTAAAATAAGTATTAACTAAGATGACAAAGTGACAGAATATACAGTTAAAGTTGCCTAAAACAGATCAGTCATGTACGCAGGAGTGAAACAACAAACCCACAAATTCATGAGGAACATTTTCCTTAGGTTTGTTCAGAGTGAAATGGTTCATAGACAGCTACTAATTGACAAAACTTAATTTGTATGCATCTTCATTTTTAGTTAATTTTACCTGCGGTGTGCCTTGTTTGTCATTAGTGTattataattgtgtgtgtgtgtgtgtgtgtgtgtgtgtgtgtgtgtgtgtgtgtgtgtgtgtgtgtgtgtgtgtgtgtgtttgcaggtttGAGTGTGAAGGCACAGTGGAGGAGAAGATTTCCACACTGCAGGTGAAGAAGAAGGAGCTGGCCCAGAATGTGCTGTCAGGAACAGGAAGCACCTTCTCCAAACTCTCCCTGGCTGATCTCAAAAtcatttttggtgtctgagAGCCACTGCAGCAGTGTTGTGGAGTTGCAACAAACAGCAGATTCGAGCTTGCTTTACAACATTTTAAGATTAATAAACAACGTGACGTTTCCCGAGACCACGGCTACAACTGTGGATACTGTTACGTACAGCTAGAAATCAAATTCCTCGACTTGAAACGTGTTTTATGCACACTAAAATCATCATGCAACTTCTGTATACACAgctacaaatgtatttattgcttGTGTCTGAGTGCAAATGCCATAGCTGACACACGCTGACAACTCTTGTACTCCTTGTCTTTTGGTCCAGAATGATGCGTTACGgcactgtttttatgtttctcaTATGTGGCAAATCATTTCAGagtattttcttcttatttcGTCTTCCAAgttcttattattttattatgttaaatCACACGGACACTGAAAAGAGGATTTTCCTCTATCaatgttgttttaatttctgGTAGCTGATTCATTGGAAGTAAATATTTCCCTCTCTTTGTGTCACCTCATGGagtttatttcttgttttcaaatgccttttttaagtgcttgtatgtgtgtttaaataaatTCAGGTTATGGAAGTTAATGTGCCTGCTTGCTCTATAAAAATCCTTTGCATAGTAAATTGAAATTATTtgtcaattcaaaatgttaGGAAATGTCAACATGTGCTGCAATTTGCTCAGTCTTATTTGGT
This Siniperca chuatsi isolate FFG_IHB_CAS linkage group LG12, ASM2008510v1, whole genome shotgun sequence DNA region includes the following protein-coding sequences:
- the ttf2 gene encoding transcription termination factor 2 → MEKILCSAHGSVCMLKTGVKDGPNKGKSFYVCVDKQGCDFSHLASISPSHCLHHEDAMVELQALTYSQQQQSHRLFYRCIMGKKAGQRWCGNVPWTAPEKEKRTPLFDTQLPPSCLPPVRNPFKASGKTDKDSEWRRMQCGRGEEKRCEEKDSEARHKTERRGSYQKENVECIGARVEEEKEEKLNSSDTYQGKQLPQGMKLKKRVSDEERNSPKANNVGKMTDKVQDKTKENHTEQGEAEKTISTSSVKAVHPEKINQTSQQPHKDSLQQPTDGETCLVEQTDRAVSKSAPRCSTQASRDSDNTRKPTSNKPTQSESSQTKNYQDDDNDDDVVLVSAKPATQKTLPVSAVQKTLTTFPGFQSAYKVKGQQEDPKGLHNLLSAQLQQKKATLSVVNVAALPDKGERLRIQVKELEDTLESLSLTAASQPGSQGGRNSGDASPGSSQVNPFSRQGGTILLPALPAPGPSQHQASSSSLGLQLSQGYTQMYGANPQVQAFYGGRMTEDRLLAVKNATCEAIDHLHKSMESCPDAEAEAPDPKGIKVSLLAHQRRALAWLLWRETQNPCGGILADDMGLGKTLTMISLMLAKKIKAKQEDEKKEEKKLESWISKTDSSVVVSKGTLIICPASLVHHWKREIDRHVKTAKLTVYLYHGPTREKSAKVLADYDVVVTTYSLVSKEIPAQKEDAEKPSKDADYVPSHSAPLLRVTWARVVLDEAHNIKNPKVQTSMAVCQLRARARWAVTGTPIQNNLLDMYSLLKFLRCSPFDEYKLWKAQVDNGSKRGRERLNILTRTLLLRRTKDQLDSTGKPLVSLPDRTCEVHRLKLSQDEQAVYDVIFAQSRSTLQNYLKRHEGNNVNKGNASSSNPFDKVAQEFGMSQADPAVSSSQQPQQASSTVHILSLLLRLRQCCCHLSLLKKTLDSSELQGDGIVLSLEEQLNALSLSYSPSPSGPDPKDTVALNGTRFPSQLFEDTSESTKIAAIVSELNAIRQKSDDQKSVIVSQWTSMLHIVAVHLRRMGLRYGVIDGTVNPKRRMDLVEEFNTNPKGPQVMLVSLCAGGVGLNLIGGNHLFLMDMHWNPALEDQACDRIYRVGQTKDVTIHRFECEGTVEEKISTLQVKKKELAQNVLSGTGSTFSKLSLADLKIIFGV